The following proteins are co-located in the Maridesulfovibrio sp. genome:
- a CDS encoding alpha/beta hydrolase translates to MKTKHISIANIPAIIWGGESENLLIAIHGNKASKADNSIIVLAEEATESGYQVLSFDLPQHGDRQEEARLCKVQNCVQDLGIIMDYSKSISDNISLFACSMGAYFSLLAYKDNAVEQTLFLSPVVDMESIITKLMTWFGVTEERLQQEQTISTPIGETLYWDYYCYVKENPISLWNSPTSVLYGSKDELCDYATISSFRDKFACSLKVMEGGEHFFHTEEQMAYYRNWLKDSLLKK, encoded by the coding sequence ATGAAAACCAAGCACATCAGCATCGCGAACATCCCTGCAATCATCTGGGGGGGAGAGTCCGAAAATCTGCTTATTGCAATACATGGCAACAAAGCAAGCAAGGCTGACAATTCAATTATCGTCCTCGCGGAGGAAGCGACTGAGTCAGGCTATCAGGTCTTAAGCTTTGATCTGCCCCAGCATGGAGATCGACAGGAAGAAGCAAGGCTCTGCAAGGTACAAAACTGCGTTCAGGATTTGGGAATCATCATGGATTACTCAAAATCAATTTCAGATAATATCAGTTTATTTGCATGCAGCATGGGGGCTTACTTCAGCCTCCTTGCATATAAGGATAATGCAGTAGAACAAACCTTGTTCCTTTCTCCTGTTGTGGACATGGAGTCCATAATCACGAAACTAATGACTTGGTTTGGCGTAACAGAAGAAAGGCTGCAACAGGAACAAACCATATCTACCCCGATCGGGGAAACACTTTATTGGGACTACTACTGCTACGTAAAAGAAAATCCCATATCTTTATGGAATTCCCCCACTTCAGTTCTTTACGGGTCAAAAGACGAGCTGTGTGACTATGCAACTATTTCATCTTTTAGAGATAAATTCGCTTGCAGCTTAAAGGTAATGGAAGGCGGAGAACACTTTTTTCACACAGAAGAACAGATGGCATACTATAGGAACTGGTTAAAGGATTCACTCTTAAAGAAATGA
- a CDS encoding deoxyribodipyrimidine photo-lyase: MLKVDRRRIIKLNSAEMSAGPVIYWMSREQRVRDNWGLLHARELAGDKVPLIVVFCLVPSFLGATMRQYDFMLNGLQQVENDLRELGYDFVLLSGQPDETLPAFVSKIRAGAVVTDFDPLRVKQYWQKNVGQKIDAPLIEVDGHNVVPARLVTDKREYGARTIRPKIQRLLPEFLEDFPQLDPVDIRGEGFPAVDWKQVRSSLEVDETIGPVDLISGEAAAHAALDEFVAHGLGAYAEKRNDPNAEATSRLSAYYHFGQLAPQRAALAVAARPAGDSVDSYLEELIVRRELSDNFCLHTPNYDSLDAAPEWALKTLAEHSADRRAYLYSYEYFEQARTHSALWNAAQTQMVHSGFMHGYMRMYWAKKILEWSASAEEALRITIALNDRFELDGRDPNGYVGALWSIGGLHDRGWKKRSVFGSIRYMNERGCRRKFDVDAYIRKWSKAI, translated from the coding sequence GTGCTTAAAGTTGACCGCAGGAGAATAATAAAACTGAACTCAGCTGAAATGTCCGCTGGGCCTGTAATCTATTGGATGAGCCGGGAGCAGCGCGTCCGCGATAACTGGGGATTGCTTCATGCCCGGGAACTCGCCGGAGACAAGGTTCCGTTGATTGTTGTATTTTGTCTTGTTCCGTCATTCCTCGGCGCGACCATGCGTCAGTATGATTTCATGCTCAATGGATTGCAGCAGGTTGAAAATGATTTGCGGGAACTGGGTTACGATTTTGTCCTGCTCAGCGGTCAGCCAGATGAAACATTGCCCGCTTTTGTCTCCAAGATTCGTGCTGGGGCTGTGGTTACAGATTTTGATCCACTGCGAGTAAAGCAATACTGGCAGAAAAATGTCGGGCAGAAGATTGACGCCCCTTTGATTGAGGTTGATGGGCACAATGTTGTCCCGGCCCGTCTTGTGACTGACAAGCGCGAGTATGGCGCTCGTACCATAAGGCCTAAGATTCAAAGGCTGCTCCCGGAATTCTTAGAGGACTTTCCGCAACTGGATCCCGTAGATATACGTGGTGAAGGTTTTCCTGCAGTCGATTGGAAGCAGGTGCGTAGTTCCCTTGAAGTTGATGAAACAATAGGGCCTGTTGATTTGATTTCCGGTGAGGCGGCTGCTCATGCGGCTCTTGATGAATTTGTGGCGCACGGTCTGGGAGCTTATGCGGAAAAGCGGAATGATCCCAATGCCGAAGCTACGTCGCGTCTTTCAGCTTATTACCATTTCGGGCAATTGGCCCCGCAAAGGGCAGCCTTGGCTGTTGCAGCCAGACCTGCTGGAGATAGCGTGGACTCATATCTTGAAGAGCTCATTGTTCGCCGTGAACTTTCGGATAATTTTTGTTTGCACACACCTAACTATGATTCGCTTGATGCTGCGCCGGAGTGGGCATTGAAGACTTTAGCTGAGCATTCGGCAGATCGGCGGGCTTATCTGTATTCGTATGAATATTTTGAGCAGGCGCGCACCCATTCAGCATTGTGGAATGCGGCTCAGACCCAGATGGTTCATTCGGGATTCATGCATGGATACATGCGTATGTATTGGGCAAAAAAGATTTTGGAATGGTCCGCCTCAGCAGAAGAGGCTTTGAGGATTACCATTGCACTTAATGATCGCTTTGAGCTGGACGGGCGTGATCCAAATGGTTACGTGGGTGCGCTTTGGTCCATTGGAGGTCTGCATGACCGGGGATGGAAAAAGCGATCCGTGTTCGGTTCCATCCGTTATATGAATGAGCGTGGCTGTCGCCGAAAATTTGATGTTGATGCGTATATCAGAAAATGGAGCAAAGCGATTTAA